In Leptospira barantonii, one DNA window encodes the following:
- a CDS encoding LBF_4227 family protein — MAKKRKQDSSQESYDNEYTKRGNDLKSHFLSLVDSILEYFQTLLLYGQKFLTKRFQAGIQAYIFLKIGLFFLAFGSIGLLGALFVLLYRITGGDFLIASLGTGGTSFFLSVIFLWLAASSLKIKDRS, encoded by the coding sequence ATGGCAAAAAAAAGAAAACAGGATTCCTCGCAGGAATCGTATGACAACGAATATACGAAAAGGGGAAACGATCTCAAATCGCATTTCCTCTCTTTGGTGGATTCCATCCTGGAATACTTCCAAACCCTACTTCTCTACGGACAAAAATTCTTAACAAAAAGATTTCAAGCGGGAATACAAGCCTACATCTTTCTAAAGATCGGCTTGTTCTTTCTCGCGTTCGGTTCGATCGGCTTGCTCGGGGCGTTGTTCGTCTTATTGTATAGAATCACCGGAGGGGACTTTCTCATTGCAAGCCTCGGAACGGGCGGCACGAGTTTTTTTCTCTCCGTTATCTTCCTTTGGTTGGCCGCGTCTTCTCTTAAGATCAAGGATCGTTCATGA